From Nitrosopumilus zosterae, the proteins below share one genomic window:
- the twy1 gene encoding 4-demethylwyosine synthase TYW1 — protein sequence MSCSGEIIEEDDRLIQIKPAISEQLKKAKYGVADHSTVELCHWTKKSFKHEGSCYKHKFYGISTHRCMEFSPAGMHCENRCVYCWRPMEFYDSMKMEPEQVAEPKEILTKLMAERKKLINGYYGDSRNDKQRLDESLLPSHYAISLSGEPTMYPKLPELIKYLNSLESTKSIFLVTNGQEPDMIQKLQDEDALPTQLYLSTNAADYESFIRINKPKYDDSWERWNRTLNMLKDLNTRTVLRVTLIRNYNDQKESIPAFAEMFRKASPHFIEIKSYMHIGRSTNRLEHANMLEMEEVKKFSEEIAKQSRVFSVMDESIISRISILQNNERYIDRFIPTYSNTN from the coding sequence ATGAGTTGCTCAGGTGAAATAATCGAAGAAGATGATCGATTAATTCAGATCAAGCCTGCAATATCTGAGCAATTAAAAAAAGCAAAGTATGGTGTTGCTGATCACTCTACAGTAGAGCTCTGTCATTGGACAAAAAAATCATTCAAGCATGAAGGAAGTTGTTACAAACACAAGTTCTATGGAATTTCAACCCACAGATGTATGGAATTTTCACCAGCTGGCATGCATTGTGAGAATCGATGTGTCTATTGCTGGAGACCAATGGAGTTTTATGATTCAATGAAAATGGAACCAGAACAAGTTGCAGAACCAAAAGAAATTCTAACAAAACTAATGGCTGAAAGAAAAAAACTGATCAATGGATACTATGGAGATTCTAGAAATGACAAACAGAGATTAGATGAGTCATTGTTACCAAGTCATTATGCAATTTCATTGTCTGGCGAGCCAACAATGTATCCAAAATTACCTGAGTTAATCAAGTATCTTAATTCTTTAGAATCAACAAAATCAATTTTTCTTGTAACAAACGGTCAAGAACCAGACATGATTCAAAAATTACAAGACGAAGATGCGCTGCCAACTCAATTGTATTTGTCAACAAATGCTGCAGATTATGAATCATTTATCAGAATAAACAAGCCAAAATATGACGATTCATGGGAAAGATGGAACAGAACTCTAAATATGCTAAAAGATTTGAACACTAGAACTGTCCTAAGAGTTACATTAATCAGAAATTATAACGACCAAAAAGAATCAATTCCGGCATTTGCTGAAATGTTTAGAAAAGCTAGTCCGCACTTTATTGAAATAAAATCATACATGCACATTGGACGTTCCACTAACAGATTAGAACATGCAAATATGCTAGAAATGGAAGAAGTTAAAAAATTCAGTGAGGAGATAGCAAAACAAAGCAGAGTATTTTCAGTAATGGACGAAAGTATTATTTCAAGAATTTCAATTTTACAAAATAATGAACGATATATTGATCGTTTTATTCCTACTTATTCAAATACCAATTAG
- a CDS encoding KEOPS complex kinase/ATPase Bud32, whose product MKLIKKGAEADIFQTQWQNNNAILKIRKIKNYRNSLLDTKIRKQRTIKESQMLSSARTFGIPTPLVYFVNLEKSYIIMQEIPGTPVHDLSESKIIKLSKEIGKLVGILHKNGIMHGDLTTSNFILFKKTIYVIDFGLSQKTIKPEDHAVDLRLIKEILNSAHAKIMQSSWKNFLLGYKSIVGNAYHNKIVKLVSDIESRGRYAEVV is encoded by the coding sequence ATGAAATTAATCAAAAAAGGTGCAGAGGCTGACATTTTTCAAACCCAATGGCAAAACAATAATGCAATTCTTAAAATTAGAAAAATAAAAAATTACAGAAATTCTTTACTTGATACAAAAATACGAAAACAAAGAACAATAAAAGAATCTCAAATGTTATCCAGCGCTAGAACTTTTGGCATTCCTACGCCTCTAGTTTATTTTGTAAACCTGGAAAAATCATATATCATAATGCAGGAAATTCCTGGAACTCCTGTGCATGACTTATCTGAATCTAAAATTATTAAATTATCCAAAGAAATTGGAAAACTGGTTGGAATCTTGCACAAAAATGGAATAATGCACGGTGATCTTACCACCTCTAACTTTATCTTATTCAAGAAAACGATTTATGTGATTGATTTTGGATTGTCTCAAAAAACAATAAAACCAGAAGATCATGCAGTTGATTTGAGGCTAATTAAAGAAATTCTCAACAGTGCGCACGCAAAAATCATGCAGTCTTCTTGGAAAAATTTCCTTCTTGGTTACAAGTCTATAGTTGGAAATGCCTACCATAACAAAATCGTTAAACTTGTTTCAGATATAGAAAGTCGTGGTAGATATGCAGAAGTCGTTTGA
- a CDS encoding adenylate kinase family protein gives MSLVITGNPGVGKHTIAEKIAQRLGLVIFDINKIAKDAGLFEENQDTNDVDTEILEKIIAEKISENNLIIGHLAPYVLEKNQVKKMIILRRSPYDLIKVYKERRYPDEKIRENTGSEILGIISHDAISKFEEKTIQIDITGKTIQEAIEKVMVMISGNEGDEKVDWLDLVTKNNDLQKFFVD, from the coding sequence ATGTCATTAGTGATTACTGGAAATCCAGGTGTTGGAAAACACACCATTGCTGAAAAAATTGCTCAGAGATTAGGGTTGGTCATATTTGATATTAACAAAATTGCAAAAGATGCAGGATTGTTTGAAGAAAATCAAGATACAAATGATGTAGATACTGAAATACTAGAAAAAATTATCGCTGAAAAAATTTCTGAAAACAATCTGATTATAGGACATTTGGCACCATATGTGTTAGAAAAAAATCAAGTAAAGAAAATGATTATTTTAAGAAGGAGTCCCTATGACTTGATCAAGGTCTACAAAGAGAGAAGATATCCTGATGAGAAAATCAGAGAAAATACAGGAAGTGAAATACTAGGAATTATTTCGCATGATGCAATTAGTAAATTTGAAGAAAAAACAATTCAGATAGACATTACTGGTAAAACCATCCAAGAAGCAATAGAGAAAGTGATGGTTATGATTTCAGGTAATGAAGGAGATGAAAAAGTAGATTGGCTTGATCTAGTTACAAAAAATAATGATTTGCAAAAATTTTTTGTTGATTGA
- the rdgB gene encoding RdgB/HAM1 family non-canonical purine NTP pyrophosphatase gives MQKSFDLFFVSSNDHKYLEARKILHGFGIALGFLKSDLEEVQSNTLNEIALRKAKNAFSKFKKPIIIEDDGLFIDSLKGFPGPYSSYVFKTIGNDGILNLLKNNRKAKFVSIITYCDESVLQSFDGKLDGTISRSQKGKGWGYDPVFIPKNSKKTFAEMNDKNNFSHRYKALKKFSNWYLNK, from the coding sequence ATGCAGAAGTCGTTTGATCTGTTTTTTGTTTCTTCAAATGATCACAAATATCTGGAAGCAAGAAAGATTCTGCACGGATTTGGTATTGCACTTGGTTTTTTAAAATCTGATTTAGAAGAGGTTCAATCAAATACTCTTAATGAAATTGCATTAAGAAAAGCAAAAAATGCATTTTCAAAATTCAAAAAACCTATAATTATTGAAGATGACGGGTTGTTCATTGATTCACTAAAAGGTTTTCCAGGACCTTATTCATCATATGTTTTCAAAACTATTGGTAATGATGGGATTCTTAATCTCTTGAAAAATAACAGAAAAGCAAAATTTGTTTCAATCATAACTTATTGTGATGAATCTGTTCTACAATCATTTGATGGAAAGCTGGATGGCACGATATCAAGATCACAAAAAGGAAAAGGTTGGGGATACGATCCAGTATTTATTCCAAAAAATTCAAAGAAGACATTTGCAGAAATGAATGACAAGAATAATTTTTCTCATAGATACAAGGCACTGAAAAAATTTTCTAATTGGTATTTGAATAAGTAG
- the kae1 gene encoding KEOPS complex N(6)-L-threonylcarbamoyladenine synthase Kae1, with amino-acid sequence MLGLGIESTAHTFSCAIIEKNGKKGKILSDVRKIYRPAEGEGIHPREASRHHIENSSLVLSECLKEANTSIKELDIVSYAAGPGLGPCLRVGAVVARSLSSFYKIPIYPVNHAIGHIELGKLLTGATNPLVLLVSGGHTMLLAFLNKQWRVFGETLDITLGQLLDQFGRSIGFASPCGKNIEELASTSTNYVTLPYSVKGNDVSFSGLLSATKSVAKKSKTDACYSLQETAFAMISEAVERALSFTQKRELMIVGGVAANKRLSEMLQDVCKRHNCKFFVVPLRYAGDCGSQICWTGLLESQVKSGSSLKDTFVTQSWRLDTVKVNY; translated from the coding sequence ATGTTGGGTTTGGGTATAGAAAGCACAGCTCACACATTTTCTTGTGCGATAATTGAAAAAAATGGAAAAAAAGGAAAAATCCTTTCAGATGTTAGAAAAATTTATCGTCCTGCAGAAGGAGAAGGAATTCATCCACGTGAGGCATCACGTCATCACATTGAAAACAGTTCTTTAGTGTTATCTGAATGTCTAAAAGAAGCAAACACATCAATCAAAGAACTAGATATTGTATCATACGCTGCAGGACCTGGATTAGGACCGTGCTTACGTGTAGGCGCAGTGGTAGCAAGATCTTTGTCATCTTTTTACAAAATTCCAATATACCCTGTTAATCATGCAATTGGTCATATTGAATTGGGAAAATTACTTACTGGCGCAACAAATCCTTTGGTACTTTTAGTTTCTGGAGGTCACACAATGCTTTTGGCATTTCTGAACAAACAATGGAGAGTCTTTGGTGAAACTCTGGATATCACACTAGGTCAATTGCTTGATCAGTTTGGAAGATCAATAGGGTTTGCTTCTCCCTGTGGAAAAAACATTGAAGAATTGGCATCTACATCAACAAACTATGTTACATTACCTTATTCTGTAAAAGGAAACGATGTTTCTTTTTCTGGTCTACTATCTGCAACTAAATCTGTAGCAAAAAAAAGTAAAACCGATGCATGCTACTCCCTTCAAGAAACTGCCTTTGCAATGATTAGTGAGGCTGTAGAACGTGCCTTGTCATTTACACAGAAAAGGGAACTAATGATAGTGGGTGGTGTTGCAGCCAACAAAAGATTATCTGAAATGCTTCAAGATGTTTGTAAACGTCACAATTGCAAATTCTTTGTAGTTCCCTTACGTTATGCAGGTGATTGCGGAAGTCAAATATGTTGGACCGGTCTCTTAGAATCTCAAGTCAAATCAGGATCTTCTCTAAAGGATACTTTTGTTACACAATCTTGGAGATTAGATACAGTTAAAGTAAATTATTGA
- the tgtA gene encoding tRNA guanosine(15) transglycosylase TgtA → MFEISKTDLAGRIGTLYTNHGKIETPAYVPVIHPVKQTIPSKKIRDIGFDLVITNAYITRNNYGDDAIKKGIHKVIDFDGAIMTDSGGYQVLEYGDVKVSPPEMANFEKGILTDFAIPLDKPTGFGMPIKKAEAYVKHTLQVSKQTLENSEDNGQIWIGPIQGGEHFDLVAKSTKSLVKIGFQMLALGSPVEFMESYEYRLLAQMIVAAKKQMPHSIPLHLFGAGHPLTIPFAIALGCDTFDSASYMLYAKQSRYITDDGTRYLSDITVFPCNCEICSKYSPEELRNLDEVDRINELAIHNLYAIKLEVDKVKQAIHEGRLWEYVIKKARAHPKLFEMIEVMTENYKFLGLSTPKFKEKAIFLYSKEDQYRPEVQSYHNMVRKFKSKKKKLLITKESSTKPGYLSNQYVGLKRKFKDFESMQICQYNPILGLIPIEISDIFPAAHHETVRINFEPKEFPAFEKTWNDFFSNNKFLEIHYDKNDGFLKHFVKTLPKEIKRKSIV, encoded by the coding sequence TTGTTTGAGATATCTAAAACGGATTTGGCTGGAAGAATCGGAACTCTTTATACAAATCATGGCAAAATTGAGACTCCAGCATATGTTCCAGTTATTCACCCAGTAAAACAAACAATCCCGTCAAAAAAGATCAGAGACATCGGTTTTGATTTAGTCATTACAAATGCATACATTACTAGAAATAATTATGGTGATGATGCAATAAAAAAAGGAATTCACAAAGTTATAGATTTTGACGGTGCGATTATGACAGACTCTGGAGGATATCAGGTTTTAGAATACGGCGATGTCAAAGTGTCACCGCCAGAAATGGCAAATTTTGAAAAAGGAATCTTAACGGATTTTGCAATTCCACTTGACAAGCCAACTGGATTTGGAATGCCAATAAAAAAAGCAGAAGCATATGTCAAGCACACTCTTCAAGTTTCAAAACAAACACTTGAGAACAGTGAAGATAATGGTCAAATTTGGATCGGACCCATCCAAGGTGGCGAACATTTTGATCTTGTTGCAAAATCCACAAAGAGTCTGGTCAAAATCGGTTTTCAAATGTTAGCTTTGGGAAGTCCAGTTGAGTTTATGGAATCTTATGAATATAGATTATTAGCACAAATGATAGTTGCTGCAAAAAAACAGATGCCACACTCAATCCCCTTACATCTTTTTGGCGCAGGACATCCACTAACAATACCATTTGCCATAGCTTTGGGATGTGACACATTTGATTCTGCATCATACATGCTTTATGCTAAACAATCAAGATACATCACAGATGATGGAACTAGGTACTTGTCAGATATCACGGTATTTCCGTGCAATTGTGAAATATGCTCAAAATACTCACCTGAAGAATTAAGAAATCTGGATGAAGTTGACAGGATAAATGAATTGGCAATTCACAACCTATATGCCATTAAACTCGAAGTTGACAAAGTAAAACAAGCAATTCATGAGGGAAGATTATGGGAATATGTTATAAAAAAAGCAAGAGCCCATCCCAAATTATTTGAAATGATCGAGGTAATGACTGAAAATTATAAGTTTCTTGGTTTGAGTACACCAAAATTCAAAGAAAAAGCTATTTTCCTATACTCTAAAGAAGACCAATATCGTCCAGAAGTTCAGTCATATCACAATATGGTTAGGAAATTCAAATCAAAGAAAAAGAAATTACTGATCACAAAAGAATCCAGTACAAAACCAGGTTATTTGTCCAATCAATATGTTGGACTGAAAAGAAAGTTCAAAGACTTTGAGTCTATGCAGATATGCCAATACAATCCTATTTTGGGGTTAATCCCAATAGAAATTTCAGACATATTTCCTGCAGCACATCATGAAACGGTTAGAATTAATTTTGAACCAAAAGAATTCCCCGCATTTGAAAAAACATGGAATGATTTTTTTTCAAACAACAAGTTTTTAGAAATACATTATGACAAGAACGATGGGTTTCTAAAACATTTTGTAAAAACTCTTCCAAAAGAGATCAAAAGAAAATCAATTGTTTGA
- a CDS encoding redox-regulated ATPase YchF, whose translation MQIGLLGKANVGKSTFFSAATETSVPSGNFPFTTIEPNVGVAYVKADCACKHFEIKHENEFCVNGIRFIPVKLIDVAGLVPGAHEGKGLGNQFLDDARQAEVLIHVVDIAGTTDIQGQPVPAGTHDPLEDIAFVQDEFDQWFADILKREWDKITREIDQKRAKLVDGIAKRFSGLGVKDFQVQEVLQKLGFMAKNPKEWNDSDIQNFAKELRKNTKPLIIAANKADLCKDLGVLEKISDCVVPCSAETELLLRKASKAGIVNYSSGDANFTIVHGKEIPPPQQKALDLVKSVFSKIPSTGIQKILNTAVFDLLKFIVVYPVEDETKLTNKDGVILPDAKLLPLDSTAKDLASLIHADIAKGFLHAIDCKTKQRISGDQKLKNGDVIKIVSTLSRG comes from the coding sequence TTGCAAATTGGTTTACTAGGTAAGGCAAATGTGGGAAAGTCAACATTTTTCTCAGCTGCAACTGAAACCTCAGTACCATCAGGCAATTTTCCTTTTACAACAATTGAGCCAAATGTTGGTGTGGCATATGTCAAGGCAGACTGTGCGTGCAAACATTTTGAAATTAAGCATGAAAATGAATTTTGTGTTAATGGAATTCGTTTCATTCCAGTAAAACTCATTGATGTAGCTGGACTAGTCCCAGGAGCACATGAAGGAAAAGGATTGGGAAATCAGTTTCTTGATGATGCAAGGCAAGCTGAAGTTTTGATTCATGTAGTTGACATTGCAGGAACTACTGACATTCAAGGACAACCAGTTCCCGCTGGAACTCATGATCCTTTGGAAGATATAGCATTTGTTCAAGATGAGTTTGATCAATGGTTTGCAGATATTCTAAAACGGGAATGGGATAAGATTACGCGCGAAATAGATCAAAAACGAGCAAAACTTGTTGATGGAATCGCGAAACGATTTAGTGGTTTAGGAGTCAAAGATTTTCAGGTCCAAGAAGTATTGCAAAAACTTGGATTTATGGCCAAAAATCCAAAAGAATGGAACGACTCTGATATCCAAAACTTTGCTAAAGAACTAAGAAAAAATACAAAGCCACTGATAATTGCTGCAAATAAAGCTGATCTGTGTAAGGATCTTGGAGTTCTTGAAAAAATCTCTGATTGTGTGGTTCCCTGTAGTGCAGAAACCGAATTATTATTGAGGAAAGCATCAAAAGCTGGAATTGTAAATTATTCTTCAGGTGATGCAAATTTTACAATTGTACATGGAAAAGAAATTCCACCACCACAACAAAAAGCGCTTGATCTAGTAAAATCTGTCTTTTCTAAAATACCTTCAACAGGAATTCAAAAAATTCTGAACACTGCCGTTTTTGATTTATTAAAATTCATAGTAGTTTATCCTGTTGAAGATGAAACCAAACTAACTAACAAAGATGGCGTGATTCTACCTGATGCAAAGTTGCTCCCGCTTGATTCTACTGCAAAAGATTTAGCAAGTTTAATTCATGCCGATATTGCAAAGGGATTCTTGCATGCCATTGATTGTAAAACCAAGCAAAGAATTAGCGGTGATCAGAAACTAAAAAATGGCGATGTGATCAAAATCGTTTCTACATTAAGTCGTGGATAA
- a CDS encoding DNA-3-methyladenine glycosylase family protein — protein sequence MKKLLYNMQKYSTINVENSINSGQVFLWKKNENYWYGVNGQDVLRVDEKGIIDSFHNSRTDFFRKKDNTESIIKSISKDKTVKNAVKKYPGLRILRQDPFQCLISFIVSSNSNIQKIKTSLENLSKKFGTKVEYENQEFFLFPKPEKLAKASINEIKSCGVGYRDKFIKEAARMILLEKIDLELLKKCKYEECKQSICTIPGVGNKVADCVMLFSLEKLEAFPLDRWMIRILEKYYFDKFQLDTKTVTEKQYDTLHEKIVNHFGPFAGYSQQFLFKMERENYQKKWL from the coding sequence ATGAAGAAATTACTGTATAACATGCAAAAATACAGCACAATAAATGTAGAAAATTCAATTAATAGCGGTCAAGTATTTCTTTGGAAAAAAAATGAAAATTATTGGTATGGAGTAAACGGCCAAGATGTTCTTCGTGTGGATGAAAAAGGAATAATTGATTCTTTTCATAATTCAAGAACAGATTTCTTTAGAAAAAAAGACAATACAGAGAGCATCATAAAATCAATTTCAAAAGATAAGACGGTCAAAAATGCTGTAAAAAAATATCCAGGTTTAAGAATTCTCAGACAAGATCCATTTCAATGTTTAATATCATTTATTGTATCATCAAACTCCAACATACAAAAAATCAAAACTAGTTTAGAAAATTTATCAAAAAAATTTGGGACAAAAGTAGAATATGAAAATCAAGAGTTTTTTTTATTTCCCAAACCGGAGAAACTTGCCAAAGCATCAATAAATGAAATTAAAAGTTGTGGTGTTGGGTACAGAGATAAATTCATCAAAGAGGCAGCAAGGATGATCCTTTTAGAGAAAATTGATTTGGAATTATTAAAAAAATGCAAATATGAAGAATGCAAACAAAGTATTTGTACGATCCCAGGAGTTGGAAACAAAGTTGCAGATTGTGTAATGCTGTTTTCATTAGAAAAATTAGAAGCATTTCCATTAGATAGGTGGATGATTAGAATTTTAGAAAAATACTATTTCGATAAATTTCAGCTAGACACAAAAACTGTAACTGAAAAACAATACGATACTTTACATGAAAAGATTGTTAATCACTTTGGACCTTTTGCAGGTTATTCACAGCAATTTCTCTTTAAAATGGAAAGAGAAAATTACCAGAAGAAGTGGCTGTAA
- a CDS encoding ATP-binding protein, with translation MPIAILPDIDEQRCIGCALCVEICTTLGPDVLRVKPVEGWKRGKAFVFYPERCISDGACIGVCPTKSIFWMRPMNYTAGQPVPLHKNGIFIKGWAEDAAL, from the coding sequence ATGCCAATAGCAATACTTCCAGACATTGATGAACAAAGATGTATCGGATGTGCACTATGTGTAGAAATCTGTACAACTCTTGGTCCTGATGTCCTTAGAGTAAAACCTGTTGAAGGCTGGAAGAGAGGTAAAGCATTTGTATTTTATCCAGAAAGATGTATTTCTGATGGTGCATGCATCGGTGTGTGCCCAACAAAATCAATCTTTTGGATGAGACCAATGAATTACACTGCTGGACAACCAGTACCTCTTCACAAAAACGGTATCTTCATCAAAGGTTGGGCAGAAGACGCAGCACTATAA
- a CDS encoding MBL fold metallo-hydrolase, whose translation MNVKVLGAANEVGRSGFLVNCNGTNLLLDYGVLFGRRGTPPQYPLHVKPKDLDAIIISHAHLDHSGNVPSLFVSGNTDVYATPPTFDLSKLLIEDMLKIEKNSHPFDLPEVNNMMKNAKEIGFKQKITKGNATFELRESGHVIGGSTVLVESEKRRLFYTGDIKTHGSRMLREMDLDIGEIDMLITESTYAKTEQKPRKESESELIEFANEVMDRKGILFIPSFSVERSQEIACVLRSSNFKHKIIMDGMALKVNEIMFRYPEYLRDPKIFSDAIKSATAITEHADRKRAMEEPCVVISPAGMLVGGNAVYYLQQLSFDSKNGIALVSYQGEGTPGRKLLETGKVSTRGKDLNVEAEVRQFEFSGHADRKELFDMIKKIKGNPKVLTVHGDSESCDIFAQEIHEKFGLEAFSPAVNEEITV comes from the coding sequence TTGAATGTTAAAGTTTTAGGAGCCGCAAACGAAGTTGGCAGATCGGGATTTTTGGTAAATTGTAATGGAACAAATCTCTTGCTAGATTATGGGGTATTGTTTGGCAGAAGGGGGACGCCTCCGCAATATCCGCTTCATGTCAAACCAAAAGATTTGGATGCAATAATTATCTCTCATGCTCATTTAGATCATTCAGGAAATGTCCCATCACTGTTTGTCAGTGGGAATACCGATGTCTATGCCACACCACCAACATTTGATTTATCAAAGTTATTAATTGAGGATATGCTAAAAATTGAAAAAAATTCACATCCATTTGACCTGCCCGAAGTAAACAACATGATGAAAAATGCAAAAGAGATTGGATTCAAGCAGAAAATTACCAAAGGTAATGCAACTTTTGAGTTAAGAGAATCAGGTCATGTGATTGGTGGAAGTACGGTTTTAGTAGAATCAGAGAAAAGACGACTCTTCTACACAGGAGATATCAAGACTCATGGTTCAAGAATGCTTCGAGAGATGGATTTAGACATTGGGGAAATTGACATGTTGATTACTGAGAGTACGTATGCAAAAACAGAACAAAAGCCAAGAAAAGAATCAGAATCCGAACTAATAGAATTTGCAAACGAGGTAATGGATAGAAAAGGAATATTATTCATCCCATCATTCTCAGTTGAGCGTTCACAAGAGATTGCATGCGTTTTACGAAGTTCGAATTTCAAACATAAAATCATAATGGATGGAATGGCATTGAAGGTAAATGAAATAATGTTTAGATATCCAGAATATCTCAGAGATCCAAAAATATTTTCTGATGCAATAAAGAGTGCAACTGCAATTACTGAACATGCAGATAGAAAACGTGCAATGGAAGAACCATGTGTTGTGATATCACCAGCAGGGATGCTAGTTGGCGGAAATGCAGTATACTATTTGCAGCAACTGTCTTTTGACAGCAAAAATGGGATAGCTCTTGTGTCATACCAGGGAGAGGGCACGCCAGGAAGAAAATTACTAGAAACAGGAAAGGTTTCAACCAGAGGAAAAGATCTAAATGTCGAGGCAGAGGTAAGGCAGTTTGAATTTTCAGGACATGCAGATAGAAAAGAGCTGTTTGATATGATCAAAAAAATAAAGGGCAATCCCAAAGTGTTGACCGTTCATGGCGATTCTGAATCATGTGATATTTTTGCACAAGAAATTCATGAGAAATTCGGGTTAGAGGCATTTTCACCTGCAGTTAATGAAGAAATTACTGTATAA
- a CDS encoding cupredoxin domain-containing protein — protein MSGPSSHAYGIGVIALIIGMSASVVFYTSFYLPESLAKPSVDEHILHPEKGLLIEIVPGAVIEGNENYVPNKAEVLLTVDNLVTWQNNDDTAHTVTPDHRHSDSYSGDFGSSGVLKPGDTYEFLFTEPQEVHYHCQPHPWMTGSLTVEISRF, from the coding sequence ATGAGTGGTCCGTCAAGTCATGCATATGGAATTGGAGTAATTGCATTAATTATCGGCATGTCTGCATCTGTAGTCTTTTACACTTCATTTTATCTTCCAGAATCATTGGCAAAGCCATCAGTTGATGAACACATCTTACATCCTGAAAAAGGATTGCTGATTGAAATAGTTCCAGGTGCAGTAATTGAGGGTAATGAAAACTATGTTCCAAACAAGGCAGAAGTATTATTGACTGTCGATAATCTTGTAACTTGGCAAAATAATGACGACACTGCACATACGGTTACTCCTGATCACAGACATTCTGATAGTTATAGTGGAGACTTTGGCTCATCAGGTGTTCTCAAACCAGGCGACACATATGAATTTCTGTTCACTGAGCCTCAAGAGGTTCATTATCACTGTCAACCACATCCATGGATGACTGGTTCCCTTACTGTAGAAATAAGTAGATTCTAG